CTGTAGTAGTAGTGGTTTACCTGTATGTTTTCAACTATTTTATCACCTTAGTgtctaatttatcatttttaggATGAGAATGGCGTTGCTCTTCAGAATGAAGATGTTGATTTGGCGCAGGGCCAGGATTCTTCGTTTTCTGATATGAATTTGTTGCCATATGTAAAATGTTTGACTCCATCAGCTCCTCCAATGCCCGAAGAGATGAAGCCCTCATTTCCCTTTGATGACGAAGAAGTAAACATAAATCCACCTGAGAAAATTCAAGGAGAGAGCGAAATCAGTTTGCAGCGGCCTACTTACGAACCTGACCAAAACAAAACTCCGCGGGCCCTTCTTGTCTCCGGAGGGATCCAATCAGAAAATGCAGATAGTATCCCAGTAAGATCTCAGCAAAGATGCTTGAGCATTTGGTCTAGAAGGGGAAAATGTTCCAGTGTTCAGATTCAAACTGGTCGAGAGAGAACTGTTATTGAAAAAGTTGACATTGATACTGAAGTTCACTCACTACTTAATCATGAGAAGGTTGCAATGGAGTCAGTTTCCGATGATCCTTTTTCTAGTGGAAACAAGGATGCCTTCACTCCAGACAAAGAGAACCATGTTCCTAGTTCTCTCTTCCTTGAGTCCGAGAAGAACTCGTGTCTTGCTGAAGGACAAGCTACAAAACCTATGTTTTCTTCTTGTGTGGATGAGAAAAGTGAAGAGAATTTTACTCTGGACAAAGTGGATCTCTCTGCAAACACTCATTCACCAAGGTCAATGAAGAAGATGAGCCGTTTGGAGCAAATTAAGAATCCAAAACCTTTTAAACCTTCCCCAATGGAAGGGATTTGCCAAGCTAAAGATCTTGAAGACTGTAAGAACGAGAAGATCGGATCATCTACAGCGCACTCAAATATGAGTAACAACAGTGAAGAAAATTCCATTTCGGATAAAGAGAATATGACACATGATAGCTGTTCAATGAAATCGAAAAAGAATGGGAAAATGGGGGCAGTTAAGCATCTAAAACCATTTGAGAAAGAAAACTTGATTGACAAAGTTCTTGAAGAGCACAAATCAGCAATTGTTGCTTCCAGAAATAAGGCTAGATCGACAGTAAGCGTACTGAAAAACAGAACAGATAGAGTGCCATTTCAATCTCTTCTTGTGAACTCCCCCAGCAACACCAATTCAAAATCTCCCGAACAGAAAGTCAAGTTGAATGCTAATCCTGTCGAGTTTCAAAAAATCATGGAGGCATGCCCCTATTCTGTAAGTTCATTGACCTGTTTCTAATTTGAAAAACTTCTTGTTATTAAAACAGCTTTGGCAGATTCATGATTTCTAATTTGCAGTATTAAGTTGTTAGCCTAGCTTATGAAAGTAACATATTTGTTTGACAGGACATAGGTCTGCTATCTACATATGTTTCACTATTCTTTTACACTTTATTCGATAAGGAAAGCTGATTGACATAATGATTGTGTAAGCTAGTATGGTTCAGAGTTACATCATAACATTGTCGAAACAATATCTGCAGAATAACAATGCCAGGGAAGAGAGAAGAAAGTGGACCATGGTAGTGGACACCACTTCTTTGTTAAACAAAGAGTCAAGAAAAGCTTTGCAGCTTTTGCAAGGTCTTAAGGGAACTTGCCTGATAATTCCCAGAATTGGTAATGAACTTACTTTAGCACTCCCTCAGAAAGTTTCTAACATCCTCAAGTATTTCAGTAACTTTTCTTAACCAAAAACCGCATCTTTATATTTTCCTTGATGTTAGTCTTAAGAGAACTAGATTGCATGAAGAGGCGTGCTAGCTTTTTCAGAAGAGCAACAGAAGTATCTGCTGCATTAGAATGGATAGAAGATTGCATGGCAAATGCAAAATCATGGGTTCATGTGCAGAGTTCTGTGGAGGAAACAAGGCCAATGGCACCGACTCCTCCTGCTACTGCACCACCATGCTTGTTCAGTGAGGAGAATGGCTTCTTTCCAGTCGGCTCAGTTCTATCCTCACCACGTTGGGGTTTAGCAGAAATTGTTTCACCCACAGCAGAAGATCATATCCTTGAATGTGCCCTAGTCTCCAAAAGAACTAACAGGGATGGACAACTTGTTCTCCTTAGCAATGATCTTACCGTGAAGATCAAGGCCATGGCAGAGGTAAAACCATAACAAACCATCATCCTCCCTTCTGCATCCCACCACCCCTTCAGAAAACAAAAGGAGACTTTCCGCTTGTCCTATGAACATCAACTGACATTTCAGTTTTGTTTATTGATTGGCAGGGTTTAAACTGCGAGACAGCAGAAGATTTCCGAGAGAGTCTGGTAAACCCATTCTCTGAGCGGTTTCTCTGGAAAGATAGCTCTCCTAGGGGAAGCACTTGGTCGTGTGTGGATGACTTTGTCCTTAGGGAATCATACTACCCTGGACCTCTAAAGAAGACATCAAAATCGGGACAAGCAGCAAAAGGCTTAAAGCTGATATTGCTTCATAATTCTCATTATAGGCAAATCTGTTCAGGCAGCACAATTAGCTAGGTAGAGAGTATGTAGCTGATAGCTGATATTGCTCCATCTCATCATCATAGGCAAATATGTTTAGCCAGCTGAACCAGTACATTCCTCCTCCTTATCAAAGATGTCAAGATGAATTCAGATCTTATGGCCACATCTCTAGACCTGTAAATGGCCACTGTTTCAATCTTTTGGAACTTCTGTGTTTCATTGCAAATTGTTTCTGGATGATTCAGACATTTTCATGAAATCAGGGTACATATCTTCAGTAATTTCTTTCAACGTTACTTTTCTTCTTCCtactctttttgtttcttttaattttataagGATACAGCTCAGCACTTTGGTAATATGGTTGTTATCATCTGATTTGCTCGGAATCTATCCTGATTCTCTTTCAGAGTAATTAAGGAGCAGTTTTGTAAATGAAGTCTTTTGTGCCTTAAAGTGGATTGATAAATATTCTGATCTGAATCAAGGATTATCTAGGAAATATGTCTTCCTCTCATCTTCTATAGAAAAGCTTTAGTCGATCAATGCATTTATTGTTGACTTGCTGCAACTGCAGTAGTAATGAGAAGCTGGGATTTTAGACTTGCAAATTAACAAAACCATACGTAGTTGAGCCAGATATAACATTTAGAGCAGTCAAAAAGAGCAGTA
The Capsicum annuum cultivar UCD-10X-F1 chromosome 6, UCD10Xv1.1, whole genome shotgun sequence DNA segment above includes these coding regions:
- the LOC107872792 gene encoding FHA domain-containing protein PS1; its protein translation is MADKQEPLRKPNSQTEEERKIPVFTVLKDGAILKNIFLLDNPPPLVTTTSCVEQILVVGRHPDCNIVLEHPSISRFHLRIHSNPSSHSLALIDLSSVHGSWISGNKIEPGVRVELKEGDKMKLGGSSREYVLHWIPISRAYDLENPFVASLGETEPSEEAEEEEHQDENGVALQNEDVDLAQGQDSSFSDMNLLPYVKCLTPSAPPMPEEMKPSFPFDDEEVNINPPEKIQGESEISLQRPTYEPDQNKTPRALLVSGGIQSENADSIPVRSQQRCLSIWSRRGKCSSVQIQTGRERTVIEKVDIDTEVHSLLNHEKVAMESVSDDPFSSGNKDAFTPDKENHVPSSLFLESEKNSCLAEGQATKPMFSSCVDEKSEENFTLDKVDLSANTHSPRSMKKMSRLEQIKNPKPFKPSPMEGICQAKDLEDCKNEKIGSSTAHSNMSNNSEENSISDKENMTHDSCSMKSKKNGKMGAVKHLKPFEKENLIDKVLEEHKSAIVASRNKARSTVSVLKNRTDRVPFQSLLVNSPSNTNSKSPEQKVKLNANPVEFQKIMEACPYSNNNAREERRKWTMVVDTTSLLNKESRKALQLLQGLKGTCLIIPRIVLRELDCMKRRASFFRRATEVSAALEWIEDCMANAKSWVHVQSSVEETRPMAPTPPATAPPCLFSEENGFFPVGSVLSSPRWGLAEIVSPTAEDHILECALVSKRTNRDGQLVLLSNDLTVKIKAMAEGLNCETAEDFRESLVNPFSERFLWKDSSPRGSTWSCVDDFVLRESYYPGPLKKTSKSGQAAKGLKLILLHNSHYRQICSGSTIS